A single genomic interval of Daucus carota subsp. sativus chromosome 1, DH1 v3.0, whole genome shotgun sequence harbors:
- the LOC108214616 gene encoding 3-ketoacyl-CoA synthase 12, whose protein sequence is MDNILFFLYSLPLVCLFFLLYKVIDQRRHQCCYILNYQCYKPCDERKLNTEFCGEVIKRTKNLGLNEYKFLLKAIVSSGIGEETYAPWMVINGREDNPTYEDAILEMEEFFCDSIDKVLSKTGLSPRDIDVLVINVSMLSTSPSLASRVINKYKMRDDVKTYNLTGMGCSASLISINIVQSIFKSRKNVNALVVTSESLTPNWYTGNNRSMILANCLFRSGGCAMILTNKVALRSKAIFKLKCLVRTHHGAKDEAYGSCIQTEDELGRVGFHLGKNLPKAATRALIDNLKEISPRILPVRELLRFAILSFAYKLNKGSSKGGAAIRPMINFKSGVDHFCIHTGGKAVIDGIGQSLGLSEYDLEPARMTLHRFGNTSASSLWYVLGYMEAKKRFKKGDRVFMISFGAGFKCNSCLWEVLRDLDDGNCWKECNIDTYPPKTLTNPFMEKFGWIQNEDISTFKFPE, encoded by the coding sequence ATGGACAATATTCTGTTTTTCTTGTACTCTCTTCCACTAGTATGTTTATTCTTCTTACTATACAAGGTCATTGATCAAAGAAGGCACCAATGCTGCTACATCTTGAACTATCAATGCTACAAACCATGCGACGAGAGGAAGCTTAATACCGAGTTCTGTGGAGAGGTAATCAAGAGGACCAAGAATTTAGGGCTCAATGAGTACAAGTTCCTCTTGAAAGCCATTGTTAGCTCCGGCATTGGGGAAGAAACGTATGCCCCGTGGATGGTTATCAATGGGAGAGAGGACAATCCTACTTATGAAGATGCCATCTTGGAGATGGAAGAGTTTTTTTGTGACAGCATTGATAAGGTTTTGTCGAAAACAGGCCTTTCTCCGAGGGACATTGATGTACTAGTTATCAATGTGTCGATGCTGTCTACGAGCCCGTCTTTGGCTTCTAGGGTTATAAATAAGTACAAGATGAGGGATGATGTTAAGACCTACAATCTCACTGGAATGGGATGTAGTGCTAGCTTGATATCGATCAATATTGTTCAAAGCATCTTCAAGTCTCGAAAGAATGTGAACGCTCTTGTCGTGACATCAGAGTCCTTGACCCCTAATTGGTATACCGGCAACAATAGATCCATGATTCTTGCTAATTGTTTGTTCAGATCGGGAGGTTGTGCAATGATTTTGACGAACAAGGTGGCTTTAAGGAGTAAGGCCATTTTTAAGTTGAAATGCTTGGTTCGAACACATCATGGTGCGAAAGATGAAGCTTATGGTTCATGTATACAGACGGAGGATGAGCTGGGGCGTGTAGGGTTTCATCTCGGGAAGAACCTCCCAAAGGCGGCTACTAGGGCTTTGATTGATAACCTAAAGGAGATATCTCCGAGAATCTTGCCAGTAAGAGAGCTTCTTCGCTTCGCCATTCTTTCAtttgcttataaactgaacaaagGCTCTTCAAAAGGAGGAGCAGCAATTAGGCCAATGATCAACTTCAAATCAGGAGTTGATCATTTCTGCATTCACACAGGTGGAAAGGCGGTGATCGACGGAATAGGCCAGAGTCTAGGTCTGAGTGAGTATGACCTGGAGCCGGCGAGGATGACGTTACACAGGTTTGGTAATACTTCTGCTAGTAGTCTTTGGTATGTTTTAGGGTATATGGAAGCGAAAAAGAGGTTTAAGAAAGGTGACAGGGTTTTTATGATAAGTTTCGGGGCAGGGTTCAAGTGTAACAGCTGTTTGTGGGAGGTTTTAAGGGATTTAGATGATGGAAATTGCTGGAAAGAGTGCAATATTGATACATACCCTCCAAAAACCCTAACAAATCCCTTCATGGAAAAGTTTGGTTGGATTCAAAATGAAGATATCAGCACCTTCAAGTTTCCAGAGTGA